A region of bacterium DNA encodes the following proteins:
- a CDS encoding BrnA antitoxin family protein, whose product MHKTKKRNRPRRAAPIKPKTLLPTPTFKTLEEEARFWDTHDTTEYEMEDLDETIEVSPSFKAHLQKRKAERLAELLGLGPEQWQKTQKIARRKRMPTHAVLKRWIDEGLQREAA is encoded by the coding sequence ATGCACAAAACCAAAAAAAGAAATAGGCCACGGCGCGCTGCGCCGATCAAACCAAAGACATTGCTGCCGACCCCAACTTTCAAGACTTTGGAAGAGGAAGCGCGTTTTTGGGACACGCACGATACCACGGAATACGAGATGGAAGACTTGGATGAAACCATCGAAGTCTCCCCGTCTTTCAAAGCTCACCTGCAAAAAAGAAAGGCAGAGCGCCTGGCAGAGCTCTTGGGGCTCGGCCCTGAGCAATGGCAAAAGACCCAAAAAATAGCGCGCAGAAAGAGAATGCCCACACACGCTGTACTAAAACGGTGGATTGATGAAGGCTTGCAACGCGAAGCAGCGTGA
- a CDS encoding acyl-CoA carboxylase subunit beta: protein MKVFPTQLDTKSEEYKKRHSHSLRLLSELNLRAKEIREPAPAAVKKLATRNKYPAREKIRRILDPGGEPLEIGLFAAWNMYHDIPGGYPSAGTIVQIGRVSGKLAVIVANDPLVKSGAWVEITCKKNLRAQEIAMENRLPIIYLVDSAGVNLERQAEIFPDREHFGRIFRNNARMAAMGIPQIAVVFGFCVAGGAYLPGMSSELAMITEHSSMYLAGPFLVKAAVGQVVDSETLGGATMHNAVSGVADYRFDTEDEAIAFIREQMALLNYAPRSPFDRTATEEPAYDPEELLGILPENAAGTYDMREIIARFVDGSRIEEFKPEYGKTIVTAFARIGGFSAGIVANQGMAVKRHMPPDHLGRPQPPQVQMGNVIYSDSANKATHFIMLCNERRIPLFFLHDVTGFMVGKQAESGGIIQDGAQFVNVQANAVVPKFTVVIRNSFGAGNYAMCGKAYDPALIFAWPTAKLAVMDGGIAADTVLLTKKELSPEEKSAFRKRLVAKYNEEASPYFTSARLMVDGILDPREMRRTLITGLEMAAHRAELAEYRTGVMRM, encoded by the coding sequence ATGAAAGTCTTCCCCACTCAGCTCGACACCAAATCCGAAGAATACAAGAAACGCCACAGCCATTCGCTGCGCTTGCTCAGTGAGTTGAATCTGCGTGCCAAGGAGATTCGTGAGCCTGCACCCGCCGCGGTGAAAAAGCTCGCGACGCGCAACAAATACCCCGCGCGTGAAAAAATCCGGCGCATTCTCGATCCCGGCGGCGAGCCGCTCGAAATCGGCTTGTTCGCCGCCTGGAACATGTACCACGATATTCCCGGCGGCTATCCGTCCGCCGGCACCATCGTGCAGATCGGCCGCGTGTCCGGCAAGCTGGCGGTGATCGTCGCCAACGATCCATTGGTGAAAAGCGGGGCCTGGGTTGAGATCACTTGCAAAAAAAATCTGCGCGCGCAGGAAATCGCGATGGAGAATCGCCTGCCCATCATCTATCTGGTGGACTCCGCCGGCGTCAATCTTGAGCGCCAGGCGGAGATCTTTCCCGATCGCGAGCACTTCGGCCGCATCTTCCGCAACAACGCCAGGATGGCCGCCATGGGCATTCCGCAGATTGCCGTGGTTTTCGGTTTCTGCGTGGCGGGCGGCGCCTATTTGCCCGGCATGTCGAGCGAGCTGGCGATGATCACCGAACACTCGAGCATGTATCTCGCCGGGCCGTTTCTGGTGAAAGCCGCGGTCGGCCAGGTAGTGGACTCGGAGACGCTCGGCGGCGCGACCATGCACAACGCGGTCTCCGGCGTGGCAGACTATCGCTTCGACACCGAAGACGAGGCCATCGCCTTTATCCGCGAGCAGATGGCGCTCTTGAACTATGCGCCGCGTTCGCCATTTGACCGCACCGCCACGGAAGAACCGGCGTACGATCCCGAGGAGCTGCTCGGCATCCTGCCGGAAAATGCCGCCGGCACCTACGACATGCGCGAGATCATTGCGCGCTTCGTGGACGGCAGTCGCATCGAAGAATTCAAGCCGGAGTACGGCAAAACCATTGTGACCGCGTTTGCCCGTATTGGCGGTTTTTCCGCCGGCATTGTGGCAAACCAGGGCATGGCGGTGAAACGGCACATGCCGCCGGATCATCTCGGCCGGCCGCAGCCGCCGCAGGTGCAAATGGGCAACGTCATCTATTCCGACTCGGCCAACAAGGCGACGCACTTTATCATGCTGTGCAATGAGCGTCGCATTCCGCTGTTCTTCCTGCATGACGTCACCGGCTTCATGGTCGGCAAGCAGGCGGAGAGCGGCGGCATCATTCAAGACGGCGCCCAATTCGTTAACGTGCAGGCCAATGCCGTGGTGCCGAAGTTTACCGTCGTCATTCGCAACAGCTTCGGAGCGGGCAACTACGCCATGTGCGGCAAGGCCTATGACCCGGCCTTGATTTTCGCCTGGCCGACGGCTAAATTGGCGGTGATGGATGGCGGCATTGCGGCCGACACGGTTCTGCTTACCAAAAAGGAACTTTCGCCCGAGGAGAAATCCGCCTTCCGCAAACGCCTGGTTGCGAAATACAATGAAGAGGCCTCGCCCTACTTCACTTCGGCACGCCTGATGGTGGACGGCATTCTCGATCCCCGGGAAATGCGGCGGACGCTGATTACCGGCCTGGAAATGGCGGCGCACCGGGCGGAACTGGCCGAGTATCGCACCGGCGTGATGCGGATGTGA
- a CDS encoding DUF1446 domain-containing protein produces the protein MNATSPLLIANGQGFWGDSILGPVRLVREGPLHYLTLDYLAEVTMSIMQKLKSRNPEAGYATDFIQMLERILPQCHEKGIKIIASAGGVNSAACARATGQVIQKLGLTGIKVATVTGDDILGRLNELQADGEAFKNLDDGRALHEIKGKITSANAYLGAFPIAAALAQGAHIVICGRVTDPSLVLGPMIHEFGWQPQDYDQLAAGTIAGHIVECGAQCTGANYTNWREIDDFARLGYPIIAAQPSGEFFITKHAGTGGQVNIATVASQLVYEMGDPRRYLTPDVIADFTTIQLEQAGPDRVRVHGIKGSAPTESLKVSLSYHNGYKATGQLVIAGPEALAKARLCAEIIWQRLALDGCTFSESERLVEFLGSGVCHAGIVPPVDPPEVVLRVGAKSHDRAKVDRFGMEIVPLVTSGPPGVTGFAGGRPKAADIISYWPALVSKSKIQPRVEVVSF, from the coding sequence ATGAACGCCACCTCTCCTCTTCTCATCGCCAACGGCCAGGGCTTTTGGGGCGATTCGATTCTCGGCCCCGTGCGCCTGGTGCGCGAAGGCCCGCTGCATTATCTCACGCTCGACTATCTCGCCGAAGTCACGATGAGCATCATGCAGAAGCTCAAGAGCCGCAATCCCGAGGCGGGGTATGCCACCGACTTTATTCAAATGCTCGAGCGCATTCTGCCGCAATGCCATGAGAAGGGTATCAAAATTATCGCGAGCGCCGGCGGGGTGAATTCCGCGGCGTGCGCACGCGCGACCGGCCAGGTCATCCAAAAGCTCGGGCTGACCGGTATCAAGGTCGCCACGGTTACCGGTGATGACATTCTCGGCCGGTTGAATGAGTTGCAAGCGGACGGCGAGGCGTTCAAGAATCTCGATGACGGCCGCGCGCTCCATGAGATCAAGGGCAAGATCACCTCGGCCAATGCCTATCTCGGCGCCTTTCCCATCGCCGCGGCGCTGGCCCAGGGCGCGCACATCGTCATCTGCGGCCGGGTCACCGATCCTTCGCTGGTGCTCGGCCCGATGATTCATGAATTCGGCTGGCAGCCGCAAGACTATGACCAGCTCGCGGCCGGCACGATCGCCGGGCATATCGTGGAATGCGGCGCGCAATGCACCGGCGCGAACTACACGAATTGGCGCGAGATCGATGATTTTGCCCGCCTCGGCTATCCCATTATCGCGGCCCAGCCCTCCGGCGAGTTTTTCATCACCAAGCATGCCGGCACCGGCGGCCAGGTCAATATTGCAACCGTGGCTTCCCAACTGGTATATGAGATGGGCGATCCGCGGCGCTATCTCACGCCCGACGTCATTGCGGATTTCACCACGATCCAACTCGAACAGGCCGGCCCTGATCGCGTGCGGGTGCATGGCATCAAAGGCAGCGCACCCACGGAAAGCTTGAAAGTGAGTCTCAGTTATCACAACGGCTACAAGGCCACCGGCCAGCTCGTCATCGCCGGGCCCGAAGCGCTGGCCAAAGCCCGGCTGTGCGCCGAAATCATTTGGCAGCGTCTCGCGCTCGATGGTTGTACTTTTTCGGAAAGCGAGCGGCTGGTGGAATTCCTGGGCAGCGGCGTGTGTCATGCCGGCATTGTTCCGCCGGTCGACCCGCCGGAAGTCGTGCTGCGCGTGGGCGCAAAGAGTCACGACCGGGCCAAGGTCGACCGCTTCGGCATGGAGATCGTGCCGTTGGTCACCAGCGGGCCGCCGGGCGTGACCGGTTTTGCCGGTGGCCGGCCCAAGGCCGCTGACATCATCAGCTATTGGCCGGCGCTGGTGAGCAAAAGCAAGATTCAACCGCGCGTCGAAGTCGTGTCGTTTTGA
- a CDS encoding DUF1446 domain-containing protein: MTTTSPLFIANGQGLWGDSILGPVRLVREGPRHYLTLDYLAEAMRLVSFLTQKEL, encoded by the coding sequence ATGACCACAACCTCTCCACTGTTCATCGCCAACGGCCAGGGCCTTTGGGGCGATTCGATTCTCGGCCCCGTGCGCCTGGTGCGCGAAGGCCCCCGGCATTATCTCACGCTCGATTACCTGGCTGAGGCGATGAGGCTGGTTTCATTTTTAACACAAAAGGAATTATAA
- a CDS encoding DUF433 domain-containing protein has translation MRNLTRITLNPNVMGGKPCIRGMRVTVGMIVGLVATGYSDTEILKAYPYLETEDIREALAYAAWRVEEIELPLLTA, from the coding sequence ATGCGCAATCTCACGCGAATAACCCTCAACCCGAACGTCATGGGTGGCAAGCCCTGCATTCGCGGCATGCGCGTCACGGTAGGAATGATCGTGGGGTTGGTGGCAACGGGTTACTCTGATACTGAAATTCTGAAGGCGTATCCATATTTGGAAACGGAAGACATTCGCGAGGCACTGGCCTACGCCGCTTGGCGGGTTGAAGAAATCGAATTGCCTTTGCTGACCGCATGA
- a CDS encoding type II toxin-antitoxin system PemK/MazF family toxin gives MGVKRGEIWLDDWSPTKGSEQMGTRPCLIVSNDVTNEFGATVCVLPLTSNLAGSRFPINVILRSEDSGLKVDSLVLGGQIRTVAKERLLRKLSEIQVAKMPDIETALKTYIDIRS, from the coding sequence GTGGGAGTAAAGCGGGGAGAAATTTGGCTGGACGATTGGAGTCCTACAAAAGGTAGCGAGCAAATGGGCACGCGGCCATGTCTCATCGTTAGCAACGACGTGACGAATGAATTTGGTGCGACCGTTTGTGTTTTGCCACTCACAAGCAACTTGGCGGGCAGCAGATTCCCGATCAACGTAATATTGCGATCTGAAGACTCCGGCTTGAAGGTGGATTCGTTGGTTTTGGGCGGCCAAATCAGAACTGTTGCCAAAGAGAGGCTGTTGCGAAAACTTTCTGAAATTCAAGTTGCGAAAATGCCCGACATCGAAACAGCGTTGAAAACGTATATTGATATTCGCAGTTGA
- a CDS encoding NTP transferase domain-containing protein has product MEQNLEIMTALRELSAPVARSSSRVAMILAAGHGKRIKSEKSKMLHLIWGVPTVTRVANAARDGLETGNQILVVGIKALDVARALGPAPARAFVFQQDQRGTGDAVHVGLTSLINDQFDGAVFVFPGDMGLLTSRAIRDFRMDFERNACDMMVLTAEYQGRPEENYYGRILRVPAGDSTGKSSGSDYDKVIAIMEHRDILALAPEQPHRIQYNNRVYEFTREQLLNIQEFNTGVYAFKFAPLVRYIQLLQTNNAQGELYITDLIAIFNQNYLAVRASRANDYSTVMGFNNKSVLKEMEKIAREKAYERLKDIISIEDKDDFFIADEVIEQIIGMDIARAPLDIEIGKGVHLGPQVSLNKGVVIKGRATLEGNIELGENVVIHENVHLSTYPHQRLVIGNNTQILQGDIIKGNLTIGENCQIESGVNMTGSDEFPTRIGNNVLIKGTSYIFGSIIEDDVWVEHSVLKFKYVERLVRKDGSVQPVRWVLPLPEGLDSLHSLEKKSTGVPAPGASPVL; this is encoded by the coding sequence ATGGAACAAAACTTGGAGATCATGACAGCCCTGCGCGAGCTTTCCGCGCCGGTCGCCCGCAGCAGCAGCCGCGTGGCGATGATTCTCGCCGCCGGGCATGGCAAGCGGATCAAATCGGAAAAATCAAAGATGCTGCACTTGATTTGGGGTGTGCCGACGGTGACGCGGGTGGCGAATGCGGCACGCGACGGTTTGGAAACCGGCAATCAGATTCTGGTGGTCGGCATCAAAGCGCTCGATGTCGCGCGGGCGCTGGGGCCGGCGCCGGCGCGTGCTTTCGTTTTTCAGCAGGATCAACGCGGCACCGGCGACGCCGTGCACGTCGGCCTCACCAGCCTGATCAACGATCAGTTTGACGGCGCGGTGTTTGTCTTCCCGGGCGACATGGGCCTGCTGACCAGCCGCGCGATCCGTGATTTTCGCATGGATTTCGAGCGCAATGCCTGCGACATGATGGTGCTCACCGCCGAGTATCAAGGCCGGCCGGAGGAAAACTACTACGGCCGCATCCTGCGCGTGCCCGCCGGGGACAGCACCGGCAAATCCTCCGGCAGCGACTACGACAAGGTCATCGCGATCATGGAGCATCGTGACATTCTGGCGCTGGCTCCCGAACAGCCGCATCGCATTCAGTACAACAATCGCGTATACGAATTCACCCGCGAACAACTGCTCAACATCCAGGAATTCAACACCGGCGTGTATGCCTTCAAATTCGCGCCGCTGGTGCGCTATATCCAATTGCTGCAAACCAACAACGCCCAAGGCGAGCTTTACATTACCGATCTCATCGCGATCTTCAACCAAAATTATCTGGCGGTGCGCGCCTCCCGCGCCAATGACTATTCCACGGTGATGGGCTTCAACAACAAAAGCGTGTTGAAGGAAATGGAGAAGATCGCCCGCGAAAAAGCCTATGAGCGGCTGAAGGACATCATCTCCATCGAGGACAAGGATGATTTCTTCATCGCCGATGAAGTCATCGAACAAATCATCGGCATGGACATCGCGCGCGCGCCGCTCGACATCGAAATCGGCAAGGGCGTGCACCTCGGGCCGCAAGTCAGCCTCAACAAAGGTGTGGTGATCAAGGGCCGCGCCACGCTCGAAGGCAACATCGAACTGGGCGAGAACGTCGTCATTCATGAGAACGTGCACCTGAGCACCTACCCGCACCAGCGGCTGGTCATCGGCAACAACACCCAGATCCTGCAGGGTGACATCATCAAGGGCAACCTGACCATCGGGGAAAACTGCCAGATCGAATCCGGCGTGAACATGACCGGCTCGGATGAATTTCCCACACGCATCGGCAACAATGTACTGATCAAGGGCACGAGTTACATCTTCGGCTCGATCATCGAAGATGACGTCTGGGTCGAGCATTCCGTGCTCAAATTCAAGTATGTCGAACGCCTGGTGCGCAAAGACGGCTCGGTGCAACCGGTGCGCTGGGTGCTGCCGCTGCCCGAGGGGCTGGACTCGCTGCACTCGCTGGAGAAGAAGTCGACTGGCGTGCCCGCGCCAGGCGCGTCGCCGGTGCTTTGA
- a CDS encoding enoyl-CoA hydratase-related protein: protein MAAFEFVKYDGKDAIGYLTLARPPVNALGRQLVSEITVAAQRANQDVLDKRLRVLIVRGEGKHFCAGADLKERKDISESQVESVVQGIRGAVQAIADINVPTIAAVHGSALGGGMELALAADLRVLSENATMGLRETALAIIPGAGGTQRLMRLIGYARAMEWIATAKLFNAQECLAHGVANRVVSESELLNVTMQLAEMIAANGPLAVQAAKEAMRRGLDLSLTEGLAYELECYRRIIPTSDRREALAAFGEKRMPDFRGE from the coding sequence GTGGCTGCTTTCGAATTTGTCAAATATGACGGCAAGGATGCGATCGGATATCTGACTCTCGCCCGCCCGCCGGTGAATGCTTTGGGCCGCCAACTCGTAAGCGAGATTACAGTCGCAGCACAGCGCGCAAATCAAGATGTTCTTGACAAAAGACTCCGCGTTCTGATTGTGCGCGGCGAGGGCAAACATTTTTGCGCCGGCGCTGATCTCAAAGAACGTAAAGACATTTCCGAGAGTCAGGTTGAAAGCGTGGTGCAAGGCATTCGCGGCGCCGTCCAGGCGATTGCGGACATTAACGTGCCCACGATTGCGGCCGTGCACGGTTCGGCGCTGGGTGGCGGCATGGAACTCGCGCTGGCCGCGGATCTGCGCGTGCTCAGTGAAAACGCCACCATGGGCTTGCGCGAAACCGCGCTGGCGATCATTCCCGGGGCCGGCGGCACGCAACGGCTCATGCGGCTCATTGGTTATGCCCGCGCCATGGAATGGATTGCCACGGCGAAATTGTTCAATGCACAGGAATGCCTGGCGCACGGCGTTGCCAATCGTGTCGTGTCTGAAAGCGAGCTGTTGAATGTGACGATGCAACTTGCGGAGATGATCGCGGCGAACGGCCCGCTTGCCGTGCAGGCTGCGAAGGAGGCGATGCGCCGCGGCTTGGATTTGTCGTTGACCGAGGGTCTGGCTTACGAGCTGGAATGCTATCGCCGCATCATTCCGACCAGCGACCGCCGGGAAGCGCTGGCAGCGTTTGGTGAGAAGCGCATGCCGGATTTTCGGGGAGAATAA
- a CDS encoding coiled coil domain-containing protein, with translation METKASYLQKLAAQLQEWDTELDQLRLKADQAKAGAKIEIEEQITELRAKKDAAMLKFNQLQEASDEAWEDIKAGAEKSWTELKGAFKSAFAKFTK, from the coding sequence ATGGAAACGAAAGCATCCTATTTGCAGAAGCTGGCCGCGCAACTGCAAGAGTGGGACACCGAGCTCGATCAATTGAGACTGAAAGCGGACCAGGCCAAAGCTGGCGCGAAGATCGAAATCGAAGAGCAAATCACCGAATTGCGGGCCAAGAAAGATGCCGCGATGCTGAAATTCAATCAACTGCAGGAAGCCAGCGACGAAGCCTGGGAGGACATCAAGGCGGGCGCGGAAAAGAGCTGGACCGAGCTGAAGGGGGCATTCAAAAGCGCGTTTGCGAAGTTCACCAAGTAA
- a CDS encoding D-alanine--D-alanine ligase, with the protein MRKLRVCVVFGGRSGEHEVSLVSATSIINALDREKYEVVPVGITKSGRWISGSQALAFLKSGQDTSHSLAMVPPDPNEHRLVSAAPAAMQELASEAGIDVVFPVLHGPLGEDGTVQGLLELANLPYVGSGVLGSAVCMDKVVQKALCLQAGIPVVDFLWLRSEDWFSDKFEHFPMAVHPQRLSGKTRAEILRAVEETLGFPAFIKPANMGSSVGISRARTAEQVAAGIEEAARYDHKILIEAAVVNPREIEVSVLGNLRPKASVCGEVVPSNEFYDYDAKYVDGASQLHLPANLPPLLAQKIRACAVMGFIACECQGMARVDFLLERDSDTFYLNEINTIPGFTQISMYPKLWEASGMAYAELLDELIQLALAWHHAKNKLLTSYQPKQDWFK; encoded by the coding sequence ATGAGAAAACTGCGCGTTTGTGTCGTCTTCGGCGGCCGCTCGGGCGAGCACGAAGTCTCGCTGGTTTCCGCCACCTCCATCATCAATGCGCTGGACCGCGAGAAATACGAAGTGGTGCCGGTGGGTATCACCAAGTCCGGCCGCTGGATCAGCGGCAGCCAAGCCCTCGCTTTTTTGAAAAGCGGGCAGGACACCAGCCACTCGCTGGCAATGGTGCCGCCCGATCCTAACGAACATCGTTTGGTCTCTGCGGCGCCGGCAGCCATGCAGGAACTGGCCAGTGAGGCCGGCATCGACGTGGTCTTTCCGGTGTTGCACGGTCCGCTCGGTGAAGACGGCACGGTGCAGGGCCTGCTCGAGCTCGCCAACCTGCCCTACGTCGGCAGCGGTGTGCTCGGCTCGGCGGTGTGCATGGACAAAGTCGTGCAAAAAGCGCTCTGCCTGCAGGCGGGCATTCCGGTGGTGGATTTTCTGTGGCTGCGCTCGGAAGATTGGTTCAGTGACAAGTTCGAGCATTTCCCCATGGCGGTGCATCCGCAGCGGTTGAGTGGAAAAACGCGCGCCGAGATTTTGCGGGCGGTCGAAGAAACGCTCGGCTTTCCGGCTTTCATCAAACCGGCGAACATGGGTTCGAGCGTCGGCATCAGTCGCGCGCGCACGGCCGAGCAGGTGGCGGCTGGCATCGAGGAGGCGGCGCGCTACGATCACAAGATTCTCATTGAAGCCGCCGTCGTCAACCCGCGTGAAATCGAAGTGAGCGTGCTGGGCAATCTGCGCCCCAAAGCCTCGGTCTGCGGGGAAGTCGTGCCCTCGAACGAATTTTATGATTACGACGCCAAATACGTCGATGGCGCCTCGCAACTCCACCTCCCGGCGAATCTACCGCCTCTGCTCGCGCAGAAGATCCGCGCCTGCGCGGTCATGGGCTTCATCGCCTGTGAATGCCAGGGCATGGCGCGCGTCGATTTCCTGCTCGAACGCGACTCCGACACGTTTTATCTCAATGAGATCAATACCATTCCCGGTTTCACCCAGATCAGCATGTATCCCAAACTGTGGGAAGCGAGCGGCATGGCATATGCGGAGTTGTTGGATGAGTTGATCCAGCTTGCGCTGGCCTGGCATCATGCCAAAAACAAACTCCTGACCTCTTATCAGCCCAAGCAGGACTGGTTCAAATAG
- a CDS encoding type II toxin-antitoxin system RelE/ParE family toxin, producing MDRIKPERLAGNLKGFYKLREGDYRIIYQILHDEKTVIIHSIGHRREIYRKK from the coding sequence TTGGATCGCATCAAACCTGAGCGCCTTGCAGGCAATCTCAAAGGTTTTTATAAACTCCGTGAAGGCGATTATCGAATCATCTATCAGATACTTCATGATGAAAAAACCGTCATCATTCACAGTATCGGCCATCGCCGCGAAATTTACCGTAAGAAATAA
- the recJ gene encoding single-stranded-DNA-specific exonuclease RecJ, with translation MTLQWQFIEATPQESVLRLAQELSVPPIIARVLLNRGIESADSARSFFRTDLERLHDPFMMADMKTAVTRIATALARRERLLIYGDYDVDGVTSTALLKLVFRSLGCDVPHYIPERLREGYGLSLTGIEKAHAQGVNLIIAVDCGISAVEEIRRARALGMDVIVCDHHQPGPLLPPATALLDPKRSDCPYPFKELAGVGVSFKLMQALCRHLGQDPATLLRHVELVAIGSAADIVPLTDENRILVKAGVEKLNATENIGLQALINVCSLQGSELGTGHIVFILAPRINAVGRMGDANRAVDLLTADDPEQAQSIACVLDAENRERRSIDDSTFREALELVERQCDLGRDNVIVLDREAWHTGVIGIVASRVVEKFYRPTIMISTDNGMGKGSARSIPGFDIHHALTQCQELMLAYGGHKYAAGLSIRTDHIASLRAKLQEIAAQTLSADMLKPRLLIDGEIEFADINERFMKFLKAMAPYGPQNMRPVFVSRGLRVLGNPQIVGNNHLRFNVMQGNRRLDCIGFNLGDLRHRLTDGRSDVDLAYLVEENTWQGRTTIQLRVKDIR, from the coding sequence ATGACGTTACAATGGCAGTTTATCGAGGCCACGCCTCAGGAATCGGTTTTGCGGTTGGCGCAGGAATTGAGTGTGCCGCCCATCATCGCGCGGGTCCTGCTCAATCGCGGCATCGAATCAGCCGACAGCGCGCGCAGCTTCTTCCGCACCGACCTCGAGCGGCTGCATGATCCCTTTATGATGGCGGATATGAAAACCGCGGTCACGCGTATCGCCACCGCACTGGCGCGGCGGGAGCGCCTCCTGATCTACGGCGACTATGACGTTGACGGCGTTACCAGCACCGCGCTGCTCAAGCTGGTTTTTCGCAGCCTGGGCTGCGACGTGCCCCACTACATTCCCGAGCGCCTGCGCGAAGGCTACGGCCTGTCGCTCACCGGCATCGAGAAGGCGCACGCTCAGGGCGTCAATCTCATCATCGCGGTCGATTGCGGCATCTCCGCGGTCGAGGAAATCCGCCGGGCGCGTGCCCTGGGCATGGACGTGATCGTATGCGATCATCACCAACCCGGCCCGCTGCTGCCGCCCGCCACCGCACTGCTCGATCCCAAGCGCAGCGATTGTCCCTATCCTTTCAAAGAACTCGCGGGCGTGGGCGTCTCGTTCAAGTTGATGCAGGCCTTGTGCCGGCACCTCGGGCAGGATCCCGCGACGCTGCTGCGCCACGTCGAGTTGGTGGCGATCGGCAGCGCGGCGGACATCGTGCCGCTCACCGATGAAAACCGCATTCTGGTCAAAGCCGGCGTCGAAAAACTCAACGCCACCGAGAACATCGGCTTGCAGGCGCTGATCAATGTGTGCAGCCTGCAGGGCAGCGAGCTGGGCACCGGCCACATCGTCTTCATTCTGGCGCCCCGCATCAACGCGGTCGGCCGCATGGGCGACGCCAACCGGGCGGTGGATTTGCTGACCGCCGATGATCCCGAACAGGCGCAGAGCATTGCCTGCGTGCTGGATGCCGAAAACCGCGAGCGCCGCAGCATCGATGACAGTACTTTTCGCGAAGCGCTCGAGCTGGTGGAGCGGCAGTGTGATCTCGGCCGCGACAACGTCATCGTGCTCGATCGTGAGGCCTGGCACACCGGCGTGATCGGCATCGTCGCCTCGCGCGTCGTCGAGAAGTTCTATCGCCCGACGATCATGATTTCGACCGACAACGGCATGGGCAAAGGCTCGGCGCGCAGCATTCCCGGCTTCGACATTCACCACGCGCTCACCCAGTGCCAGGAGCTGATGCTCGCCTACGGCGGCCACAAGTACGCCGCCGGCCTCAGCATCCGCACCGACCACATCGCGAGCCTGCGCGCGAAGCTGCAGGAGATCGCGGCGCAAACGCTGAGCGCCGACATGCTCAAGCCGCGGCTGTTGATCGACGGCGAGATCGAATTCGCCGACATCAACGAGCGCTTCATGAAATTTCTCAAAGCCATGGCGCCCTACGGCCCGCAGAACATGCGGCCGGTGTTCGTCTCGCGCGGGCTGCGCGTGCTCGGCAATCCCCAGATCGTCGGCAACAACCATTTGCGCTTCAATGTCATGCAGGGCAACCGGCGGCTGGACTGCATCGGCTTCAACCTGGGCGATTTGCGCCATCGCCTCACCGACGGCCGCAGTGACGTCGATCTCGCCTACCTGGTCGAAGAAAACACCTGGCAGGGGCGGACAACGATTCAATTGCGGGTGAAGGATATTCGTTAG
- a CDS encoding BrnT family toxin, translated as MPVRIISCEWDDWNVSHIGEHSVEFLEVEEVLENRPFLRKTKDGKHIAYGRTRSGRCLTVIFTYRGRSRAYPITARDSTLKEKYYAQNQKKK; from the coding sequence ATGCCGGTGCGAATTATTTCGTGTGAATGGGATGACTGGAACGTCTCCCATATCGGCGAGCATAGCGTAGAATTTCTCGAAGTCGAAGAAGTTCTCGAAAATCGCCCATTTCTGCGCAAAACCAAAGACGGAAAACACATTGCCTATGGCCGGACGCGCAGCGGACGGTGTTTGACAGTGATCTTCACCTATCGCGGCCGCAGTCGCGCGTATCCAATAACGGCACGCGACTCTACTTTGAAAGAGAAATATTATGCACAAAACCAAAAAAAGAAATAG